TTACTTCACACGTaccacattcacacaaacacagctgctaAACGCTATCTTACGTTAATTATCAGGATGCCACGTTGCAATGTCAAAGCAGTGTTAATAACCAAAGCAACAAAGACGGCGCAAATGAAGCGCATTATTCCTCAAAACAGATCAGTCGCATATCAACCCCCCGGCAGCTACAAGTAGCGTGCTAGCTAGCATCATCTTGAAAGTACCGCGAAAGATTTTACCTGGTCACTCCGATGTGGTAGATCTATATTTCTATAGACAACAGTGCAGTTACGCTGTAGCGGCGAACATTAAATACAATATGACTGCTATTCGTGTGGCTAAATACAAACTTCTGATCTCTGTGGATCTGTGCGGTTGATATGCTAGCTGGTATGTGACAGAGATTGCATGCCTTGCAATCAAGCCGGGTGATCGGTTTGATCATGTTCGGCTTCCGTACTGGACAAACTGTCTGGCGAGGTAAACGTGTGGAGATGTAAGCAACTTTTTGGTTTGCGTTACAATATCTGAGACAGTCTGCATATAGTATCAGTGTTCGCCATTGTCTTAAATCAAATAATCAAAATGCAGCACATATTTAAATTCTGTGAACAGACATGTTATGTGTTATGTTTGTGTCATGTTTCATATCTGACCACCAGATGGTGTCAGCTTCAAATTCCTACAGCCTTTTACTGTATAAGTGATCTGCATGAACTGCTACAGGGCGTGGACACACTAACATGAACACCATCAGTGCCAGCTAACAGCAACATACAACATACTGCAATCAGTTTTAATTACAGTATGTCTCAACTAGACTGTGATGATTAATCTCTGATAGGAAGATGAGCTAATTCCCATGAACACACTGATAAACAACCAAAGTCCAACAGTACAGGCTTCACAGAGACAGTATGTGGCTGGTCCATTGTactcagtggtgtagtggtagttgatgaggttgGTGTACTACCAGGTAGATGGATAGGTAACCAAGGAGAAAGTGGGTACACTCTCCTATATATTTCAATGGCTTTTTGGTGAATGCTATTCACTACACCACCACAGTGCTTTGTAAATCAGTGAGTAAATAATCATGTGGCGTCTTACCCCTGTAAAATCATTGAAAGCAGCTCTCATTCAGGGAATATGAGGACATTCTGTGTTCATAGTCACCACCACTTCCTTTCATTTCGAAATCCTTGACAAAATTGTTTTTCTGAAACAGGGCTTTAGAAAAGTGGAAGTGCTCTAGCCGCATGAAATATCATTTTAGTATCTTTCACAAGAGGAACAGAGACTTTCATACCAACTACATAAAGCTTTATTAAACATAGTTGTCAACATGTGATAATCACAGAAAACACATCTTGAGTACATATTTACATTCCTGTATCAGCTGTCAACACATGGATGGTGATGGATAGGACATAGAGTTTTAAGAATTTTACGTGTGAACAAATAAAGGAATCACATAGTATAGAACAGAGCTCTGCATTAGTGACAGGACAAGACACATGTTAAGGAAACAAGTTCAGCACAGAGAGCTGATTTCACTCTTGCTACAGCCCCACTTGCAGCAGGCATTGGACAGTCCGACCACTACATCCCGTCCTTTCCTGTCTGTACTCCGTAGAGCCTCCAGCACCTCCTCTGAGATTGGTGAGCGAGCCGAGCGGCCGAATCCAGCAGCCACAGATTCTTCATTCAATGTCTGATCTCTCCACGTTTGGGCCTCTGCAGGATCCTGCTTACCGGAAAGTTGAGGGATGGGATTCGTGTTCCATGGGTCAAAGGCTTCTTCTCCCATAAGAAATTACAAAAAGCAAGGGAAAATCTCTTAATATTACTGTTTGACTCCAGAAAAACATGGTACATCATACAAAAGTATCCATAGTCTCATACACACTCTTACCTGAGTCTCCTATGCTTCTCCTCCAGCGAGAACCACCGCAGGTAAAGATGACAGCTCGTATGAACTCTCTTCCACACAGTTTCACCCCATAGAAAGAGGGATGACCGTCAGTCGACTGTACCCTGCTTACTAGCGCCACCAACAAGCCAAGGGTCAAGAGTGCTGCCTTCCACATGGTAAGAGTCAAAGAATGCTCTAAGTGTCTAAAAGGATTCTTGAggtgtttgctttgtgttttctttctggACAGCTCCCACCTTATATAGGCCTCAGCATCTCAGAGAAGGAGCTCAACTCACCTCCACTCTCCGTCACACCTAGAGATAAGACCGGAGACCTTTAGGGGCAACAATAGGCTACGCATcgagaaaatgaaaagatgtgATAAAGTAGCAAATGATGCCAGAGGTGATGTCAACAGAGCTCTTGGCTTTCTAATCACCTGTGACCTTTTGCTGGCCTTTTTGTCCCTTACATCAGTTGGGCTGGGCTGTATGTCACCACACTATCTGCTATCTGCTCTGCTGTGCATTGGATGGAGATCACTATCCATTCACCTCAAAGATAACTA
The window above is part of the Epinephelus moara isolate mb chromosome 5, YSFRI_EMoa_1.0, whole genome shotgun sequence genome. Proteins encoded here:
- the rln3b gene encoding relaxin-3b, whose amino-acid sequence is MWKAALLTLGLLVALVSRVQSTDGHPSFYGVKLCGREFIRAVIFTCGGSRWRRSIGDSEAFDPWNTNPIPQLSGKQDPAEAQTWRDQTLNEESVAAGFGRSARSPISEEVLEALRSTDRKGRDVVVGLSNACCKWGCSKSEISSLC